The proteins below come from a single Miscanthus floridulus cultivar M001 chromosome 1, ASM1932011v1, whole genome shotgun sequence genomic window:
- the LOC136497769 gene encoding co-chaperone protein p23-1-like gives MSRHPITKWAQRSDRVFLTIELPDAKDVKLNLKPEGHFNFSAKGSDDLPYEFDLELFDAVNVEESKAAVAPRTICYLIKKAESKWWPRLLKKEGKPPVFLKVDWDKWQDEDDEDVGFNDFGDMDFSKLDMGGADDDDIEDDEDDVVESANKDEEGGKIEESKGEDAAAPAAAAAEEVKP, from the exons ATGAG TCGCCACCCAATCACTAAGTGGGCACAGAGGTCCGACAGGGTGTTCTTGACGATAGAGCTGCCCGACGCCAAGGATGTGAAGCTGAACTTGAAGCCTGAAGGCCATTTCAACTTCTCGGCAAAGGGCTCAGATGACTTGCCCTATGAGTTTGACCTTGAGCTGTTTGATGCTGTGAATGTGGAG GAGAGCAAAGCAGCTGTTGCCCCAAGGACCATATGCTACCTGATCAAGAAAGCTGAGAGCAAGTGGTGGCCAAGGCTGCTGAAAAAGGAGGGCAAGCCACCTGTGTTCTTGAAGGTTGACTGGGACAAATGgcaggatgaggatgatgaggatgtTGGAT TTAATGACTTTGGTGATATGGACTTCTCG AAACTGGACATGGGAGGTGCTGATGATGACGATattgaggatgatgaagatgatgtggttGAAAGTGCTAACAAAG ATGAAGAAGGTGGTAAGATAGAGGAGAGCAAGGGGGAGGACGCAGCAGctcccgcagcagcagccgcagagGAAGTGAAGCCATGA